The DNA window AGAAcactttaaattaaagtgaGTGAAAATAGACAttacaagaaaaagaaagaatattaCCATAAACGgtcgtattcgactcgggcaAGCTGTGTTAAACTCTCAATAGTGTCATGTTGTGTCGTGTCTTAATTTTATGTATGTCGTATCGTGTATTGACccattcaaaatattatgatctaCGAGTtttttcgtgtcgtgttaattCATATCTACGAGTTTATTCATGTCGGGCTAATttgtgtttaaattcgtgttatTTCGACTAAAATTTCGACTCAATCGTATTGTGTCGATACTCGTTTTCATGTGTATCATGTCGTGTCTTAACAcactcatattaattatttatttatatatatattaaattatattgttggtaaaaattataaaatataattatttatttatttattttaattaatttaataagttaaatgtgttaaacatgttatttaaaaaactaattaatatgttaaatatgtaatatgtgtagatataaattttaatatatagtttcataaataataatttgaatatcaattatttaaaataggtttgaaaattaaaaataattatctaaataaaattagttaataatttattaattgaatgagaatataaataaatttagtttgaaaatgttaatgtaaaaattGGGTAGTTTGAGGAAGAAAATAGGAAAAGTGTGAATAGTTTGGAGAAGGAAATGTGAAAGGTGAgtaaaaatttaatgaatttttagttgacatatttataaatatatattattatattatagtttaatGAAGATGTGGTTagaaattgatatatatatattattatattatcaaaattaaattattataatatatttattatttaatgtattgataataatttaaattataaaataattttaaattttaaatataaataaattaattaattatttaataaaaataatatagagtGAATTATTTGGAgactcactttatattcatataatttctttttttatatttatattttattttaatttatattatttaagctaatattttaatttagtatgtttagttttaattatttatattatatttataaaattaaataatttattaattgaatgagatagatttagaaaaaatgttaatgtaaaattGAGTAGCTTAAGTTAtatgactaattgtgtttatatctTTTCGTGTATATACTCGTGCTCGTATCGTAtctatactcgtgttgtgtcgtCCGTATCGATTCGTGACCGTGTTACGATCatttaaactcataatcgtgtcgtctTGTATTTATGTCGTGTCCAACTCAcaacccgagtgagataatatcgtgTCGTTCAATAAATATCGTGTTGGTTCGTATTGATCCAACCCATTGTTCAACTCTTCCATTTAACATGTATTCAAGTCAAGTGCACTTAGAGCCGTTGATTTCAATATAAATGAAACCACTTATTCACAAGCATGataatttcatgttttttttattaaaaatttatgtaatataatataaatgataattgttttaaacataatgacaaaaataatataaaagtacgAAGGTTTACTTGTTACCAAACACaacaaaattaatcatttgagaataataataaaaatataaataaaaaatgctcACAAACCAACAATCCTAACCTAAATGAGATTTCAAAGTTCTTTAGAGTTTCTTTTATGAAAGAAgtaccttcaccttcacctgtCTTATTTTGAGGCagaaaataaaacatgataAATGACTTCCAAAAACTTGGATTATCTACCAAATAATTCAGAAAGGCACATCATTGGAACAATTAGCCTGAATTGCTTTGTTTCCTAGGTAAGATTACTATTTAAACCTAGTTTTCATGATCAAACTACCTCACACACTTACCTATCATCATGTTTTCTTCTAATCGAAAAAAATGGTTTAAGCACGACAAGGAAATAAGATTACCGAGCCCTGAGGTCCTCTATCAAAGCAATCAAATCCCCAGCCGAGTTCACAAGCGAAGGCTTTGTCAAAACCTGTAAACATCATCAAATTAAACCATTAAACTGCCCAAAAACTATTTTCAGTTTGCCAAATGAATAGCaggaaaaaaatcaattttataaactCCTTCCACTTTCTGGTGGCAGCTGATTCGATTTTTTCTGGTAATCTAAAAGAGATTTCTGCCTGCTGGGACTCAACAATTTTGACAAATAAGctacaaaaaaaaactctaaatatCAAACACATTGGAGAGGTTAAAGATCTGCAGAATCAAACTAATCTAAGAAGATTTCAGAGCTTTCATTCCAGGGAGTGGGTAAAATCGGTGAAAGGAGATGAATTGATTCAGTCAGTCATATCAAAATGGGCATCAGaatcttgatatatatatatatttgcatgATCACTTTCATTTAATTAACACCCACAAATGGATCTTGTTAACAACATTGTTAATCCAGGAGCTTTAATAATCCGAAAAAAAGCAAGAAATTAACTATAATCATCTCAAGATAATTCCATCCTGGGTTTCTTCCATACAGATACACAGCCCTTATGATGATCCCTAAAGATTCTAATCTCAGAACAATCTCTAAGATCCTGAAGACTAATAAGATGCTTCTTCATCATCACCACCGTTGAGTCATGAATCCAAATACACGGCTGACAAGTCTCCTGACAGTAATCCAGCAAGCTTCCATTATCAAATTCAATGCCATCAGATACATAAGTTTCGTACATCGTCTTATACTCAACTTTCTTTGAAGACCCAGATTTCAAACTATGAATTTTCTTCAATGTTGATCCCACTTTTATCCTAAGCTCCACTGGCTTATCACTCAGGTTCAAGATCTATAACTAACGGTTTATTAATAAaccgttaattagttagtaactgattagttagtttggttaattagttagtattgaaTTCTAATATAAGAGAGACATGTAATGTTTGAATAATAACTTtgataatacaattttattccACTTCTCTTTCTTCGAGattttaacatggtatcagagctccaAGTTTAAGGATCTTGGAGAGTTTTCGCTGCCTCTACCGGTGGCCGGAGCAGCCGCTGGTGGAGGGCTTTATTCTATATTGCATTATTATTACAAAGAAGATGAACAATTGGTGATGAATGATGatgatcaaaatcaatatattgaTGAAGATCCAAATGGTGATTCGGGCTGTGTCATAATTCCAACACTTGTCTAATATTCTTCTCTCAAAATCCAATGAAAAAAAAAGGGAAGGCGCAAAAATAGAAGACCGCCAGTCCCAATCGTGGCGGATTCCGAGCCGACAAAACTTGTAACTTCAAATTCATCTTGCCCTTTTGGAGCCGAGGACTCAGGCAAGAACTCAACCTCTAACCCCCCTATCGTCGAGTCCCTCGACTGGGAAACATGTGTTGGGCCttatgggtccagcccaattaggcaatataaaaccaaataaaccctaattttgtttctctctaccacaattttcagagagagttctgtgaagagatcaagagaaacagagtgaagaaaatacagaggaagaagaagggaagaagatatagaggaagaagaagagaaggagaacagagtatcaccttctttgtcttgattaccctcaggttcatttctctcttacttgtaaagggaatttcatgttttctcaaacctagatttgtttgggtttgaatgaaattagtttctctgtatgtatacctcaactttaggtttaaagttgagaagaacaattgtatcggtttcttactgattagtgaaatctgttggttttgccccgtggttttttaccctccgtgttgagagggttttccacgtaaatctggtgttctttattactttgctgatctgctagtatgatttggttgacttgtgaaattaatcagatcaattgatttcaataggaagtattattcaacttgaaattccTAATAATATGTACCCACGAACAACATTTAGAGAGAATAATCCGGAAGATATTGTACGATCTTTATCTTCAAGCTCTGGCTAGGCTTGTTCGCCGAGGGATATGATGAAGATGTCGCCTTAAAAGGGATATTGTGTCGGTGAGGCTGACTGTTTGAGTAGCATTGTTCTAAATTCCTTGGAATTTTAACAGGCAAAGAAGCTGAATCGGTAGAACAAGATCGACCTCAACCCTTCCAGAATCTTGAATTGCTAGTGGACTTCAATCTGcactttatgttttatattttgcaaAAATATAGACCccatttgaataaaatatctataCGTCGGTGTATTCTTATGActgatttgaatttgaatcgAGCCATTATCATGAATATCAAAGATACCCCTTTTGAAATAACTGACATGCCTAGTGATTTGAATCTTGAGGATGATAATGGAGAGAAAGATGGGTTCTTGGTTCTTGAAAGCAGAGAAATGCTTGATAAATTGAATATTCTTGATGATTCTGTTGTTTCTGAGTATATGAAGGATGCGATGATTGATGATCTTAAGCCGCAGCTTGAAGAAAGGATAAGATGGGAAAGCAAGAAGGTGGCAATGTTGAAAATTGTGAAGATTTCATGAATCAACTTGTCAAGAGGATAGGTTGTTTTtgaagatgatgaaatgacGATATGATTCGTCAAGACTAGGAAGAATGCTAAATTGGAttctttgaaaaatatttgttgaTGCAAGGACGGTTTTGTCGGATCAAAATGAGATTCTTAAAGTTCTTCAAAATCGTGGAGAAAGATTCCCTTGCAATAAAAAAAACGGAGCTTGCTGAATTGGGCTTGCTCGCTCGGCTATCTATATCAGGTAGTTCGAAGAAAAATGGAGCTTGCTGAATTGGCTTGCTCGACTGTCTATGATGGGTAGCTGAAAAAAAAATGGAGCTTGTTGAATTGGGTTTGCTCGGTTGTCTAAATTGGATAGCTTAAAAGTTGAAATTTGCTGAATTGGGCTGGCTGAAGACGATGGCTGCATGATCGTAGCTTGATTTTTCATCGACTTGTTTTGTCAAGATGAAACTTTATTTCTACTATGTTTCTCCTTGAGGGaggatgtaaaaataataactaacggattattaaaccgttaattagttagtaactgattagttagtttggttaattagttagtattgaaTTCCAATATAAAGGAGACATGTAATGTTTGAATAATAACTTtgataatacaattttattccACCTCTCTttcttcaagattttaacaAAGATCCTTGTTCCATGGCCCGAGAACGACGAAACTTGACTGTTCTTGCGACCGTAGCCATTGAAACACCTTGTTAGAGAGTAAAAGGCAAGACCCATTTCGTTTTCTTCAGCTGGTTCAGCTCAACGGTCCcctgttacatatttatttatgcTGTCTTGTGAAGACAGCTTTTTTCTGTAACACGACATTTGGGTTTGTAGTATGCTGAGGAGAATCCAAGTatcaactaatataataataataataataataataataataataataataataataataataatgttttatttttttgttaataaaataaaaaagggaaATTAGCTCCATGGGTCATCCCAACCTTTGGGGCCTTCTCTTTTAATAAAGTCTACAATGGCTTCAACAGCTTCTTCAACTCTGTTTGAGATTGAGTGATTTCCATGTTCAATCTCAACTTTTTCAGCTCCACCCAAAGCTTTGCACAATCTGTAGTATgcacaagaaagaagaaatcaataataatgatgaaatatatctatctatctatctatatgtttctttctttcttaattaccTGTTAACTAATGCTTTCTTGTCTACATAATCAGGTACATTCTCATCATTCATGGAGAATATAACTTGACACTGCATTCTAGACATGTGACCAAGTTTCTCTTGTAGTTGCTCCAAGGTGAAATCAGAACTGAAATAGTCATCGTCCCCATTATATGCACAAAAGGAATGATATCTGCTAGCCAAGCCAACAATGAAGAATCAAAAACCTGCAATTGTTACACTTGAACAAGTAATTAATATACCTGTAGGATGTTATTGGCGCGTCTGGATCAGCCTCTCTTGGCATTAATTCTGAGCCTCGAGATTCATTCACCATTTTTGTAGCCAAATCGATCATAGGACCAGCTTGAGGTAGAGTTGATCTATATTCCCGATCACTAACTGGAGCCTAGCCAGAgccatatatacatatatatacatatataatcatTGTCTTCCTTATATAGAACTGATCAAAAGAGAAGAAATGAAAACAGCAAACCTGCAAAATAACAGCACGTACTGCTCTGGAGCATGCAGCATTTGTTCGCATGTAATGAACAATATCCTTAAAGAGAGACAGATTTAATTAGTTTAGgaaattagttaaagattgaaATGATTTCATTCACACACCTGGCAGCCAGTGCTATGGCCAAGCAATACAACACCCTCTGATTCTTcattgtttattaaataattgattagtTGGTCCAGCTCCATTGCATCCTGTCATTGATTGATGTGTATATTGTTAAGCAATTGActgagaaagaaagaaagaaagaaagaaagcaaTGAGAGAGTGATGGAGAATTACTTGTTTCAAACTTGAAGTGCCATATCCAGTGTAAGAAGATGAAAGAAGAAACTGAACTAATGACCATTTCTCATTCTCCAAAGAAATTGCTAGAGGCTCCAAGTAACTATagatataaaagttataaaaagagcaagaacatgaataaatttagtttggattattgTTAGAACATACTCAGTTGCTAGAAATCCGTTTGACAGTCCACCGACAAAGATGACTTGTCTCTGAAATGTACCTGTTTTAAAAGCAACCTGGAAAAGCAAGTTGAAGAATGATCAGTAGGATTTATGTGATCAACATTAATGGATCCGATCTGTAACACGAATGCATATGATGTAACGattaaatttaagaaagaaAGGAGATTGAAGAAAGAAGATATTGTAATGGAAATTGGACAGAGACCTGGATAGGATTGGGACCGTACTTGAACATGACACCATGAATTCGCTTTCTTCGGTTAATTGGGTCGAAGGTAGTCTCGTCAGTGGTGGTGGAGCGAGGCGATTTAATGCTTGTGGACCTGTTAACAATGCCGGAAAACCGAGATGCAGTAGGCGATCCTGACGCGGcggaaggagaagaagaagatgaagatgctgcTGATGCTGCTGAGAGATCCATGTTTTAGGGTTCTTCCCTTCACATCCAAATCTGGGTTTCTGTTATGGACCGAATTTTTGTGAATAGATCCATCCATGCATGAAAAAGGATGCCTTAGAGATCAAGCTGGTCAAAGATTCGAACAATCAACTTTATTGTATTTAGAGCATCTCATGGTCCCACCATCCACATCATCTAattcatacaatatttttttaattcaataattcaaataatctttgttttattttttattatattaatttgtttaaattaataaaactaatatttataaattatattaaaaaattaaaaaaaatcaataatttttaaaaataatttaggaaatTATCATTAccataataattgaaaaaaatagactactaaatcatattttgttaaataaaaaattaaataaaacggtttattttttaaaatttttaaatgtttattttttttttataaaaaagtgaGGGTGGGACCActttttttgactttttctcaTTTGTACCCAGTAACAAAACTTTGCtactcaattttctctctcctaatttgTACCCAACTCCCCATTAGTGTACCAGGTACAAATTTTGTCCACATCAGATTTGTACCTACCGATGGGGATGCTCTTATGGTTGCATTGTGTTATCTTTTAGtaatattaaaagtaattgataatttaaatatcaatttatagaataatttacaaaaactaaaaatgataatagaacatCCAGTAATtatcttaggccttgtttgtatttgggttttcaaaataacccaaccAAATCAATTGTCACTTTACTCCCCCTCTCATCCTTCAAATCAATCAagtcattaactaaaatactaaaatactctttattttaaattataattatttattttatttatatatatcaataccttttaagtctttttaccaaaaaacatcatcattttctcaaaattatcaccaatcattactcataatcatttttctctctttccaaattatttaaataacctagaCTGAACAAGCCCTTAGTTTTGAAGTAAAAAGTCGAACGAGTTGTTAAAGAATTtaaggggaaatttgatcagATGACACTAAAGATATCTTTAATTGTAAAAAGTATCagcttaaaaaaaaaaaaaagggttggtgacacttttattttttttggacgaaaatgtccccgttgcgagacgcaaccggcattcgcgaAACGCATCCGGCATTCTCGAGACGTAACCGGCATTCGCAAGACGCACCCGGCAATCGcgaaacgaaaaaaaaaatttgaaaaaaaaaaatcgtctcGCGAATGCTGGTTGCGTTTCGCGATTGAGAACGTCTCGCGACAGggacaatttcgtcaaaaaaaaaatataaaagtgtcaCCAACGTTTTTTTTATGAGGGGGTCAAAAAAGTCACATAGTCTAATCTTTAAGGTCATTTAGTCAAATTTCTCCATATAGGAGGGtctataaaaaaagataaaatcaaataactcattaaagaaaatatgaaaaacgataattttatcttattttctgTTAAGAATGGATAGATACGAACTCGGAAAAAAATCACTAACACAATCAAAAGGTACGAGCAATAAACGACTCAACAACGATTGAAAGTATTATTCTGATCAGGACCGGGCCGAATAACCCTGAAATTTCGGGGTTCTCTGCGGAAAAAAAATttgatcttattttttatttaactttaatttcttttatgttatattataaagattaataactttgtattataattaatgtaaCTAGTttaatttagttggttaaatgatataatatttatgtgtTACCCTAGGGCTGACCCTAATTCTGATTACAAAAATTCGAGATTAAAATTCGATCCGGCTAAACAAAATGTCGTACcgaacaaaattaaacataaactcAAATCTGAGTGCTGGAAAGAGAAATAAGACACCGCAGGTTCCTAGCCTCTCTGAGGTCTTGAGTTTGAGCCCGTCCGACTACAAATTACGTTCGTCTGGTTAAGTAGATTTGTGGACTATATACTTAACCTACGGAGATTAGTCGCACTCCGAAAAAAAGCGGAACTCAACGTTCTAAAAAATTGCTAATAAAAGTCATcggatgaattttttttttaaacttctctatt is part of the Impatiens glandulifera chromosome 1, dImpGla2.1, whole genome shotgun sequence genome and encodes:
- the LOC124926101 gene encoding UPF0613 protein PB24D3.06c-like, coding for MDLSAASAASSSSSSPSAASGSPTASRFSGIVNRSTSIKSPRSTTTDETTFDPINRRKRIHGVMFKYGPNPIQVAFKTGTFQRQVIFVGGLSNGFLATDYLEPLAISLENEKWSLVQFLLSSSYTGYGTSSLKQDAMELDQLINYLINNEESEGVVLLGHSTGCQDIVHYMRTNAACSRAVRAVILQAPVSDREYRSTLPQAGPMIDLATKMVNESRGSELMPREADPDAPITSYRYHSFCAYNGDDDYFSSDFTLEQLQEKLGHMSRMQCQVIFSMNDENVPDYVDKKALVNRLCKALGGAEKVEIEHGNHSISNRVEEAVEAIVDFIKREGPKGWDDPWS